A stretch of the Saccharolobus caldissimus genome encodes the following:
- a CDS encoding AbrB/MazE/SpoVT family DNA-binding domain-containing protein translates to MERIIRIGKRNAIYIPKEIANSLNLKEGDRLVIVVKDDKIELIPVRKPSKYWAEISPEEVEEVGEEISRSLGVNS, encoded by the coding sequence ATGGAGAGGATTATAAGGATAGGTAAGAGAAATGCGATTTACATTCCTAAAGAGATTGCTAATAGTCTTAACTTAAAAGAGGGTGATAGATTAGTTATAGTTGTAAAGGATGATAAGATAGAACTAATACCGGTTAGGAAACCTTCAAAGTATTGGGCTGAAATAAGCCCAGAAGAGGTAGAGGAGGTTGGAGAAGAGATTAGCAGATCTCTCGGAGTTAATAGTTGA
- a CDS encoding PIN domain-containing protein — protein sequence MEKRLADLSELIVDTSFLLPLVGIKVKGIKNSLLEGKAIYYPNLLLTELLAVIFKEAKKLKLSKVPEEAMKGLIYVLSNVKLIPIEELEIETIYEILNKGWNDIFDAILYTAYKSTKIPLITMDKSFYNFLKENGMDIKGIILL from the coding sequence TTGGAGAAGAGATTAGCAGATCTCTCGGAGTTAATAGTTGATACTAGTTTTTTATTACCTTTAGTAGGGATTAAGGTAAAAGGTATAAAGAATAGTTTATTAGAAGGAAAGGCAATATACTATCCTAACCTACTGCTAACCGAACTTTTAGCGGTAATATTTAAGGAGGCTAAGAAGTTAAAATTAAGCAAAGTACCGGAAGAGGCTATGAAAGGGTTAATTTACGTTCTGAGTAACGTTAAACTAATTCCTATTGAAGAACTTGAAATAGAGACGATATATGAAATCCTAAATAAGGGCTGGAACGATATATTTGATGCGATATTATACACTGCCTATAAAAGTACTAAAATTCCGCTGATTACGATGGATAAATCCTTTTATAATTTCTTGAAAGAAAATGGAATGGACATTAAAGGGATCATATTACTTTAA
- the treH1 gene encoding alpha,alpha-trehalase TreH1 — MKPVGFISNQITSALVDGSSIIWFPVPKFDSSSVFTKLLDENGGEFSIFPQKGKLLGISQEYVYPLVLRTVIITENGKITIDDLIPLGETVIIRKIEAEVPFSVVFKPMFNYALYRPVVEENRFLNPKGRDCIAFIYDYNGSVKRVNQYTWEFSQGHGYLAANYSSDKRHGAVSERGKILELDYKRSFENTIKYWKSLDIKDVKMFNDLYRTSIFTLLGSIYSPSGGVIAAPTTSLPEVEGGKRNWDYRFVWIRDSSIIAEALLEAGYIVEARRIINFLLSLINFSSKPFYYPLYTVEGTIPPPEREIKWLSGYKNSKPVRIGNGASTQIQLDIEGFFLSAVYKYIEITNDLVFLRDIFNKIKYIADWISKNWILKDSGIWEDRGEPKHYTHSKIMMWIALDKAGKLSKLLGNNDEWEESKNRLREWIYANCIKNGYFTRYAGSEDVDSALLSAPIYGFIKADDEIFLNTLNKIEEDLLTDVFVKRYRTDFMGEAKHPFLLTSVWLARVYIMLDKIDKAEEILNKINELSGNLHLVGEHVDVEKGEFTGNFPQNFVHAQLIMAIHDLLRKKFNSL; from the coding sequence ATGAAACCTGTTGGTTTTATCTCCAATCAAATAACTTCAGCTTTAGTAGATGGTTCATCTATAATATGGTTTCCAGTACCTAAATTTGATTCAAGCTCTGTGTTTACTAAGTTACTTGATGAAAATGGTGGGGAGTTTTCTATTTTTCCGCAAAAGGGAAAATTGTTAGGTATTAGCCAAGAATATGTATATCCTTTAGTTTTAAGAACAGTAATAATCACGGAAAACGGTAAGATAACTATAGATGATCTAATACCCTTAGGGGAAACTGTGATAATAAGGAAAATTGAAGCTGAAGTTCCATTTAGTGTAGTCTTTAAACCTATGTTTAACTACGCTCTTTATAGGCCAGTGGTAGAAGAAAACAGATTCTTAAATCCTAAGGGTAGGGATTGCATAGCATTCATTTATGACTATAATGGTTCGGTTAAAAGGGTAAATCAATATACGTGGGAGTTCAGCCAGGGTCACGGATATTTAGCTGCAAATTACTCTTCAGATAAGAGGCATGGTGCGGTTAGTGAAAGGGGAAAAATTCTAGAATTAGATTATAAAAGATCGTTTGAAAATACGATAAAGTATTGGAAAAGCTTAGATATAAAGGATGTTAAAATGTTTAATGATTTATATAGAACTTCTATATTTACGCTTTTGGGTTCCATTTATTCTCCTTCTGGAGGTGTAATAGCAGCTCCTACAACGTCACTTCCTGAAGTAGAGGGAGGTAAAAGGAATTGGGATTACAGATTCGTTTGGATTAGAGATTCCTCAATAATAGCTGAAGCTTTATTAGAAGCGGGGTATATTGTTGAAGCAAGAAGGATTATAAATTTCCTATTATCATTAATAAATTTCTCTTCAAAGCCATTTTACTATCCGCTATATACAGTTGAGGGAACTATTCCTCCACCTGAACGAGAGATAAAATGGTTATCTGGTTATAAAAATTCTAAACCGGTTAGAATAGGCAACGGAGCATCTACGCAGATTCAATTGGATATTGAAGGATTCTTTTTATCAGCAGTTTATAAGTATATAGAAATTACAAATGATTTAGTATTTCTAAGGGATATCTTCAATAAAATAAAATATATAGCAGACTGGATATCTAAGAACTGGATATTAAAGGACTCTGGAATATGGGAAGATAGAGGAGAACCTAAACATTATACACACTCTAAAATTATGATGTGGATCGCATTGGATAAAGCTGGGAAATTATCAAAATTATTAGGAAATAATGACGAATGGGAAGAAAGTAAGAACAGGTTAAGGGAATGGATCTATGCTAACTGTATTAAAAACGGATATTTCACTAGATATGCGGGCTCAGAAGATGTAGACTCAGCACTTCTCTCAGCTCCGATTTATGGATTTATTAAAGCTGATGATGAAATATTCTTAAATACACTTAATAAAATAGAAGAGGACTTATTAACTGATGTATTCGTTAAAAGATATAGAACTGATTTTATGGGTGAGGCTAAACATCCATTTCTGCTTACTTCTGTTTGGTTAGCTAGGGTTTATATAATGTTAGATAAAATAGATAAGGCAGAGGAAATACTTAACAAAATTAACGAACTATCTGGTAATTTACACTTAGTTGGAGAGCATGTTGACGTAGAAAAGGGAGAATTTACAGGAAATTTTCCTCAAAATTTCGTTCACGCACAATTAATTATGGCAATTCACGATCTTTTAAGGAAGAAGTTTAACAGTTTATGA
- a CDS encoding Nre family DNA repair protein, with protein sequence MIKPELCIRCRGAKYLCGLSYCPILVKSKVVRVHNKEIYGSSPPTIFVGRSNYPKITVYPSAPPIVGDTGKFEDPKYWLISDLNEFLTMRLSLIRGGVRYDINSAKNPDKVLLDIQLMSLSARPVDVELKLVKPPSGGILDDNTPPLGPSAPLEKLNVTTSPSPLRVTEKVYSDTDMKAVEGILRLYKAGLDVEKISRILSVGALGHFRKLVPTRWSITAVDKSISDFLIEKIKTYDTIDKVEIYFRKFQRNLFVAILIPKEWSFEWGEAWFPGSTWNKWGNYVDVEVDNEGYFGRTDYPEIGGCYYASRLGVTEFLESRRKQATAILWREIYEGFNLPIGVWFVRENIRQLFKEKPIIFEDLSSALNFVKKLLRIDLKLWLRKSILSYNTIDKWLK encoded by the coding sequence GTGATTAAGCCAGAACTATGTATAAGATGTAGAGGAGCTAAGTATTTATGTGGACTCTCTTATTGTCCTATCTTAGTTAAATCTAAGGTGGTTAGAGTTCACAATAAAGAAATTTATGGTTCCTCACCTCCTACGATATTCGTTGGTAGGTCAAATTATCCTAAAATCACGGTATATCCTTCAGCTCCTCCAATAGTCGGTGATACTGGTAAATTCGAGGATCCTAAATATTGGCTAATTTCAGACTTAAATGAATTCCTAACTATGAGACTTTCTTTAATAAGGGGAGGTGTTAGATATGATATAAATTCTGCTAAAAATCCTGACAAGGTGCTTTTAGATATCCAGCTCATGAGCCTATCAGCTAGACCCGTAGATGTAGAACTTAAATTAGTAAAACCCCCCTCTGGTGGGATTTTAGATGATAATACCCCACCCTTAGGTCCTTCAGCTCCGTTAGAGAAACTAAACGTTACTACCTCACCTTCACCCTTAAGAGTTACTGAAAAGGTTTACAGCGATACCGATATGAAAGCCGTAGAAGGTATATTAAGGCTATATAAAGCTGGATTAGATGTGGAAAAAATATCGAGAATACTAAGTGTTGGTGCTTTAGGTCATTTTAGAAAATTAGTACCCACTAGGTGGAGTATTACAGCTGTGGATAAAAGTATTTCAGATTTCCTAATAGAGAAAATAAAAACTTATGACACTATAGATAAGGTAGAAATTTATTTTAGAAAATTTCAAAGAAATTTATTTGTAGCAATACTAATACCTAAGGAATGGAGTTTTGAATGGGGTGAGGCATGGTTTCCTGGAAGTACCTGGAATAAATGGGGAAATTACGTTGACGTAGAAGTCGATAATGAGGGATATTTTGGAAGAACTGACTACCCAGAAATAGGAGGTTGTTATTATGCATCAAGACTAGGCGTAACAGAGTTCTTAGAATCCAGAAGAAAACAGGCTACAGCAATATTATGGAGGGAAATATATGAAGGATTTAATTTACCAATAGGGGTCTGGTTTGTAAGGGAGAACATTAGACAATTATTCAAAGAAAAACCCATAATATTCGAAGATTTAAGCTCTGCATTAAATTTCGTTAAAAAATTACTGAGAATAGACTTAAAATTATGGTTAAGAAAATCTATACTCTCTTATAATACTATTGATAAGTGGTTAAAGTGA
- a CDS encoding SPL family radical SAM protein, with product MIIRYIKVKSALSKSNLKELDYSLNPYLGCTYACTYCYAPNFTPNKEASENWGKVIVVKENILEILRREVKVVKKGVVGVSTITDPYQPIEAIKKLTKESLRVLLESSFRVSIQTKSPLILRDLDLLEKYKSKVDVGFTITSLDNYSELEPYAPPPKARIKAIRKISERGIESWIFIGPIIRGYNDYEIEKIIEEISDIKVRVIYDSFHYYKGLKYKEGTSDWWIKIKEKITNLCKKYNLECHEEREDWVYEKKKLFKTF from the coding sequence GTGATAATAAGATATATAAAGGTGAAGAGCGCATTAAGTAAATCTAACTTAAAAGAACTAGATTATAGTTTAAATCCTTATTTAGGTTGTACGTATGCGTGCACCTATTGTTATGCTCCTAATTTCACCCCCAATAAGGAAGCTTCAGAAAATTGGGGAAAGGTTATAGTAGTTAAGGAAAACATATTGGAAATTCTAAGAAGGGAAGTTAAAGTGGTTAAGAAAGGAGTTGTAGGAGTATCCACAATCACAGACCCCTATCAGCCTATTGAGGCAATTAAGAAATTAACTAAGGAGAGTCTAAGAGTACTTCTGGAAAGTAGCTTTAGAGTGTCGATCCAAACAAAATCTCCCCTAATATTAAGGGATTTAGATCTACTGGAAAAGTATAAGAGTAAGGTAGATGTAGGATTTACTATCACAAGTTTAGATAATTACTCTGAGTTAGAACCCTATGCACCACCACCTAAAGCGAGAATAAAAGCTATAAGGAAAATAAGTGAGAGGGGTATTGAGAGTTGGATATTTATAGGTCCTATAATTCGAGGATATAATGACTACGAAATAGAGAAAATAATTGAGGAGATTTCAGATATAAAGGTAAGAGTAATATACGATAGTTTTCATTATTATAAGGGTCTTAAATATAAGGAAGGTACAAGTGACTGGTGGATAAAAATTAAAGAAAAGATAACGAATTTATGTAAAAAATATAACCTAGAATGCCATGAGGAAAGAGAAGATTGGGTTTATGAGAAGAAAAAGCTTTTTAAAACATTTTAA